The Peribacillus simplex genome contains a region encoding:
- a CDS encoding MurR/RpiR family transcriptional regulator, translated as MSNVYQNIAGQIGEMSKSHVKIATYILENQTTVPFFTVGKLAKMAGVSDATVVRFATSLGYSGYPEMQQYMQNSVKQQLTTTERLKMSQKVYNKESSGVYEVFQDDIANIKSTMEKLDEDAFHEAVKCLLQARRVYVIANRSATSLGVFLEYYLQIVLNNVELLQSLENSSEKLYNLGEKDVVIGVSFARYTKSTIQMFSFAKEKNATTIAITDNLLSPLIPHADIPLTASSQMPSFIDSFVAPLSLINALIMFVGKEKQEDIHDRLEVLEDIWSHFDVFQRKKMQ; from the coding sequence ATGTCAAACGTCTATCAAAACATCGCTGGACAAATAGGGGAAATGAGCAAGTCCCACGTGAAAATAGCTACATATATTTTAGAGAATCAAACGACCGTTCCTTTCTTTACAGTTGGGAAATTAGCAAAAATGGCAGGCGTCAGTGATGCCACTGTTGTACGGTTTGCAACCTCGCTTGGCTATTCAGGCTATCCAGAGATGCAGCAGTATATGCAGAATTCCGTTAAGCAGCAGCTGACAACGACAGAACGACTGAAGATGTCACAAAAAGTATACAATAAAGAGTCTTCAGGGGTATACGAAGTTTTCCAAGATGACATCGCAAACATAAAATCCACTATGGAGAAATTGGATGAAGATGCATTCCATGAAGCAGTGAAATGCTTATTACAAGCGAGACGAGTATATGTTATCGCAAACCGCAGTGCCACTTCCCTAGGCGTGTTTTTGGAATATTATCTTCAAATTGTTTTAAATAATGTGGAACTTCTGCAGTCATTGGAGAATTCATCGGAAAAGTTATATAATTTAGGTGAAAAAGATGTAGTGATTGGCGTCAGTTTTGCACGATATACGAAAAGCACAATTCAAATGTTTTCGTTTGCAAAGGAAAAAAATGCGACAACAATTGCCATTACTGATAATTTACTCTCACCGCTTATTCCTCATGCGGACATTCCGTTGACAGCATCCAGTCAGATGCCCAGCTTCATTGACTCTTTCGTTGCACCATTAAGCTTGATTAATGCTTTGATCATGTTTGTCGGAAAAGAGAAGCAGGAAGATATACACGATCGATTAGAAGTTTTGGAAGACATCTGGAGTCATTTTGATGTTTTTCAAAGAAAGAAAATGCAATAG
- a CDS encoding TetR/AcrR family transcriptional regulator — translation MKKQELIDAALLHYSLHGYQGATMKKIADEVGIKPASIYFFYKNKEELFIAAFQHLLDNHLAEMKRILAKTSSRSVDRIFSEMLHGIVKYHKNDERGTMAYISLVTSPIPEIKLYLQKYLLHFNDWMASSLEDLLRQRYPSISADEVDQIIKQFVLLGNGLFWGINLYEGQDLMEQVHIADRFISSMFSDIERKYVKS, via the coding sequence TTGAAAAAGCAAGAATTGATAGATGCAGCCCTTTTGCATTATTCACTACATGGATATCAAGGAGCTACCATGAAGAAAATCGCGGATGAAGTGGGAATAAAACCAGCATCCATTTATTTTTTTTATAAAAACAAAGAGGAATTATTTATCGCCGCTTTTCAACATTTACTTGATAACCATTTAGCCGAAATGAAACGAATTTTAGCTAAAACAAGTTCACGATCAGTTGATCGGATTTTTAGCGAAATGCTTCATGGGATCGTTAAGTATCACAAAAATGATGAGCGAGGGACTATGGCGTATATATCGTTAGTTACGTCACCCATTCCGGAAATCAAACTATATTTACAAAAGTATTTGTTGCATTTTAATGATTGGATGGCCAGTTCACTTGAGGATCTATTGAGGCAGAGGTATCCGAGCATTTCTGCAGACGAAGTGGACCAAATCATTAAGCAATTTGTTTTACTCGGGAATGGATTATTCTGGGGTATTAACTTGTATGAGGGACAAGATTTAATGGAACAAGTTCATATTGCAGATCGTTTCATCAGCTCCATGTTTAGTGATATAGAAAGGAAATATGTGAAGTCATAA
- a CDS encoding aspartate aminotransferase family protein produces MILHEKNSLSEKTKKSADLFEKACEVIPGGVTAHIKYFPPHPLMMEKGKGSKLYDVDGNEYIDYLLCYGALISGHGHQQVFDAVTKQMLESGTTIFGTPHKMETTMAEKLVGLYPGIEMVRYTNSGLEATLLAIRTAVAYTGKPKLAKFEGHYHGGYDQVLVSVNPDMEQAGNATAPKAVGESRGIPDYYIENTVILPFNDLESTEKILRAHAHELAGVILEPIQGGFIPAEQEFMEGLRRITEELNIVLIFDEVKTGFRISIGGAQKVYGIKPDITTLGKVLGGGFPVGAIGGKKEIMMITSARGGRDILTAGADNADKQNPLYHSGTYNGHPTILAAGLATIDLLEQEGTMEDLFAKTQSLRKELENVYKKHGLNMQTVGMGSIFNIILAEGPIKNYRDMGRANTKLRKEIDYELLKLGIYTKPLNRYSMSVVHTEEDILRTVEAHDEAIGRILK; encoded by the coding sequence ATGATACTACACGAGAAGAATTCATTGTCAGAAAAAACGAAAAAATCAGCTGATTTATTTGAAAAAGCTTGTGAAGTGATTCCGGGCGGTGTCACAGCACATATTAAATACTTTCCGCCACATCCCTTAATGATGGAAAAAGGAAAAGGCAGTAAGTTATATGATGTAGATGGCAATGAATATATCGATTATTTATTATGTTATGGAGCTCTTATATCAGGTCATGGTCATCAACAAGTATTTGATGCTGTGACAAAACAAATGTTAGAGTCTGGAACTACCATATTCGGTACGCCTCACAAGATGGAAACAACAATGGCGGAAAAATTAGTAGGGTTATATCCTGGGATTGAAATGGTACGTTATACGAATTCGGGCTTAGAAGCTACACTTCTTGCAATTCGTACGGCGGTGGCTTATACCGGAAAACCGAAATTGGCAAAGTTTGAAGGACATTATCATGGAGGATATGATCAAGTATTAGTGAGTGTTAACCCTGATATGGAACAGGCAGGTAACGCAACAGCTCCTAAAGCGGTAGGAGAATCAAGAGGAATACCAGATTACTATATTGAAAATACCGTCATTCTTCCATTCAATGATTTAGAATCTACCGAGAAGATTTTACGTGCCCATGCACATGAATTAGCAGGTGTTATTTTAGAGCCAATTCAAGGAGGGTTCATACCTGCTGAACAAGAATTCATGGAAGGACTTCGTAGAATAACAGAAGAACTTAATATAGTGCTTATTTTCGATGAAGTAAAAACAGGATTCAGGATATCAATTGGGGGAGCTCAAAAAGTATATGGCATTAAACCGGATATCACTACCTTAGGAAAAGTTCTGGGCGGCGGATTCCCAGTAGGGGCCATTGGAGGTAAAAAAGAAATAATGATGATTACCTCTGCTAGAGGCGGACGAGATATTTTAACAGCTGGAGCAGATAATGCAGATAAACAAAATCCGTTATATCATAGTGGAACATACAATGGTCATCCGACCATATTGGCTGCCGGTTTAGCAACTATTGACTTATTGGAACAAGAAGGAACAATGGAAGATTTGTTTGCTAAGACGCAATCTTTACGTAAGGAACTTGAGAATGTGTATAAAAAACACGGCTTAAACATGCAAACAGTCGGTATGGGCAGTATCTTTAACATTATCTTAGCCGAAGGCCCGATTAAAAATTATCGTGATATGGGCAGGGCAAATACGAAGTTAAGAAAAGAGATTGACTATGAGTTATTAAAATTAGGTATTTATACAAAGCCGCTAAATCGTTATTCGATGTCTGTTGTACACACGGAGGAAGATATTCTTCGAACTGTGGAAGCGCATGACGAAGCCATTGGGCGGATCCTGAAATAA
- a CDS encoding amino acid permease — MKKQQNDLEQSLSSRHMSMIAIGGVIGAGLFVGSGAAIHKVGPGILVSYVIAGVLVFLIMKSLGEMATSNPSSGSFSEYARDAIGPWAGTTVGWLYWFQWVVVIAIEAIAGAAIINMWYPGIPLWFLALALTIALTLTNIYSVKSFGEFEYWFAMIKVASIIAFLILGVSYIFGFSGESTVGISNLVQNGGFFPNGVSSVFVGVITVFFSFAGTEVATIAAAESKDPVKSVSKAINSTIWRVLIFYVGSIAVVVTLLPWNSANVLQSPFVAVLENLGIPFAAHLMNFIVLTAVLSCLNAGLYTTSRMLFSLAKKGDAPQYFSKLNKNGVPARAVFAATIFSYIAVVMSYVSPELVFLFLVNSSGAIILLVYLVISISQLRMRNRLEKENPDALKVKMWLFPYLTYATILGISIILISMAFIDSTRSQLYSTLLLTGVIIVLTHFFGKKEISSADEKSKRSSNLPPLK, encoded by the coding sequence ATGAAAAAACAACAGAATGATTTAGAACAATCACTCAGTTCTCGTCACATGTCAATGATTGCAATCGGAGGCGTCATTGGTGCAGGTCTTTTTGTAGGTAGTGGCGCTGCCATACATAAGGTCGGGCCTGGCATCTTGGTCTCTTATGTAATTGCCGGTGTATTAGTGTTCTTGATTATGAAGAGCCTTGGTGAAATGGCCACTTCCAATCCATCAAGTGGTTCATTTTCAGAATATGCCCGGGACGCAATTGGCCCTTGGGCAGGTACTACGGTTGGGTGGCTTTATTGGTTTCAATGGGTTGTCGTTATTGCCATTGAAGCCATTGCAGGTGCAGCCATCATCAATATGTGGTACCCAGGTATTCCTTTATGGTTTCTTGCTTTGGCCTTGACAATCGCTTTGACTTTAACAAATATCTATTCAGTGAAATCCTTTGGAGAATTTGAATATTGGTTTGCCATGATTAAAGTAGCGAGCATCATCGCCTTTTTAATTTTAGGAGTATCTTATATATTCGGATTTTCAGGAGAATCGACGGTTGGAATATCTAACCTTGTACAAAACGGGGGTTTTTTCCCTAATGGTGTAAGTTCCGTCTTCGTTGGAGTCATCACTGTATTTTTCTCTTTTGCCGGTACAGAAGTAGCGACCATTGCAGCAGCTGAATCAAAGGATCCTGTTAAGTCCGTCTCTAAAGCCATTAATAGTACAATTTGGCGTGTCTTGATCTTTTATGTAGGATCAATAGCCGTAGTTGTGACATTACTTCCATGGAATTCTGCCAATGTATTACAAAGTCCATTTGTTGCCGTTTTAGAAAACCTAGGCATTCCTTTTGCAGCTCACCTCATGAATTTCATCGTACTAACTGCTGTTTTATCATGTCTAAATGCTGGATTGTATACAACATCCCGAATGCTTTTCTCTTTAGCAAAAAAAGGGGATGCCCCACAATATTTTAGTAAGTTGAATAAAAATGGCGTACCTGCCAGAGCTGTTTTTGCAGCTACCATATTTTCTTATATTGCTGTAGTGATGAGTTATGTTTCGCCTGAATTGGTTTTTCTCTTTCTGGTTAACTCTTCAGGAGCGATTATCTTGCTAGTTTATTTGGTTATTTCCATTTCTCAGTTAAGGATGAGAAATAGATTGGAAAAAGAGAATCCTGATGCTCTGAAAGTGAAGATGTGGTTGTTCCCATATTTGACATATGCGACGATCCTGGGGATTTCCATCATTTTAATTTCCATGGCTTTTATCGATTCTACAAGAAGCCAACTATATTCAACACTATTACTAACCGGGGTAATCATTGTGTTGACTCATTTTTTCGGAAAAAAGGAAATCAGTAGCGCAGACGAGAAAAGTAAACGATCCAGTAATTTGCCTCCATTGAAATAA
- a CDS encoding DinB family protein encodes MNHPEPVLEMYNYHSWANGVIIDRLNELPQHIYHKEIQSGFSSVSKVLSHIYLTDYAWFDIISGKSMDEAMACSNQSREEVEKKSIEEMKKIFVDLYDRNKAILSTEDTDKVIVVDNPYAGLLETSISESVLHVVTHGSYHRGNIATMLRQMGHTSVMQDFGLYLYSK; translated from the coding sequence ATGAATCATCCCGAGCCAGTATTAGAAATGTATAACTATCACTCGTGGGCAAACGGAGTCATCATCGATCGGTTAAATGAACTTCCGCAGCACATTTACCATAAGGAAATTCAGAGTGGTTTTTCGTCGGTTTCAAAAGTGTTGTCTCACATTTATCTCACAGATTATGCGTGGTTTGACATTATCTCGGGTAAAAGTATGGATGAAGCAATGGCATGTTCCAATCAATCAAGAGAAGAGGTTGAAAAGAAAAGTATTGAGGAAATGAAAAAAATATTTGTAGATTTATACGACAGAAACAAAGCAATACTGAGTACAGAGGATACGGATAAGGTAATTGTCGTGGATAACCCATATGCTGGGTTGCTTGAAACTTCCATTTCCGAATCGGTATTACACGTTGTCACTCACGGATCATATCATCGTGGCAATATTGCTACCATGTTGCGGCAAATGGGGCACACTTCCGTTATGCAAGATTTTGGCCTTTACCTTTATTCAAAATAG
- a CDS encoding aspartate/glutamate racemase family protein, translating to MPVISDIFNEEIRKEIKSYVSESTEVGVCNLDYGPESIESEYDEALCIPNFLEKAKQAEEEGYQGVISDCFGDPGVKPAREILDIPVVGPCESSMLVASSLAKSFSIVTVLPNVVPMIENISKTLGVDGNVASIRYVNIPVLEVQDKEKLKSALFEEMIKAIEHDNAHALVLGCTGFMGVAAELQERLSQNGYDVPVIDPAFAATKMLEILIAMGVKQSRLTYMTPPSKQRTKSS from the coding sequence ATGCCAGTTATATCGGATATTTTTAATGAAGAAATTAGAAAAGAGATTAAATCTTATGTTTCTGAAAGCACTGAAGTAGGAGTTTGCAACCTTGATTATGGACCTGAATCAATTGAAAGCGAATATGATGAAGCACTATGTATACCTAATTTCCTGGAAAAAGCAAAGCAGGCTGAAGAAGAGGGGTATCAGGGTGTAATCAGTGATTGTTTTGGAGATCCGGGTGTGAAGCCTGCAAGAGAAATATTGGATATTCCCGTTGTTGGGCCGTGTGAGTCCTCCATGCTTGTTGCGAGCTCACTGGCAAAATCCTTTTCGATTGTAACGGTGCTGCCCAATGTTGTGCCCATGATTGAAAATATAAGTAAAACTCTAGGTGTGGATGGGAATGTCGCCTCCATTAGATATGTGAATATTCCTGTTCTGGAAGTTCAAGACAAGGAAAAGTTAAAAAGTGCGTTGTTTGAAGAAATGATAAAGGCGATTGAACATGACAATGCCCATGCTTTAGTGTTAGGGTGTACAGGCTTTATGGGTGTTGCAGCGGAGCTTCAGGAACGATTATCGCAAAATGGTTATGATGTTCCGGTTATTGATCCCGCATTTGCAGCTACAAAGATGCTTGAAATTTTAATTGCTATGGGGGTTAAACAAAGCCGCTTGACCTACATGACTCCACCTTCTAAACAGAGAACAAAAAGTTCATAA
- a CDS encoding nitrilase-related carbon-nitrogen hydrolase, whose protein sequence is MLLLIKVAAVQLQAIPGERDKNIKNCIEMVEESAKQGAELIVLPELWVSGYYLSKEQFESLQEVPTGETVTLFQKLAKELKVILIVPFVEGENGNLYISLAVIESTGEVIATYRKSFLWGREKDIFTPGEKAYNAIETSKGKIGVLICADIEFPEPSRILALQGAELIIVPSVWSYGAETRWDIQLPARALDNTVYILGVNTVNEGSCGKSKLVAPTGEVLCEASRSEQSILIHDVDFSIISEVRNEVPYLDDLDKKLWPNELLFALEK, encoded by the coding sequence GTGCTTTTGTTGATTAAGGTTGCTGCAGTTCAATTACAAGCTATCCCTGGTGAAAGGGATAAAAATATTAAAAATTGTATAGAAATGGTTGAAGAGTCGGCTAAACAGGGAGCTGAATTAATCGTATTACCTGAACTTTGGGTGAGTGGCTACTATTTATCGAAGGAGCAATTCGAATCGTTGCAAGAGGTTCCGACTGGAGAAACTGTTACATTATTTCAAAAGCTCGCTAAAGAGTTAAAAGTAATACTCATCGTCCCTTTTGTAGAGGGAGAAAATGGAAACCTTTACATATCCTTAGCTGTAATTGAGTCAACAGGGGAAGTCATTGCCACTTATCGAAAATCATTTTTATGGGGAAGAGAGAAGGATATATTTACTCCTGGTGAGAAAGCCTATAATGCAATAGAAACATCGAAAGGGAAAATAGGTGTTCTTATTTGTGCAGATATTGAATTTCCTGAACCAAGCCGGATTCTAGCTCTTCAAGGTGCAGAACTTATTATTGTTCCTTCAGTGTGGAGTTACGGAGCTGAAACAAGATGGGATATTCAACTTCCGGCACGTGCACTCGATAATACGGTTTATATTCTTGGAGTAAACACGGTTAATGAGGGAAGTTGCGGAAAGAGTAAACTTGTCGCTCCGACCGGTGAGGTCCTATGTGAAGCTTCAAGATCAGAGCAGAGTATTCTAATTCATGATGTGGATTTTTCAATTATATCCGAGGTGCGAAATGAAGTTCCTTATCTGGATGATTTAGACAAGAAATTGTGGCCGAATGAGTTGTTATTTGCATTGGAAAAATAG